GAGCTGGCGCAGGGCGGCGAGGTCGAGACGGGACACCAGCTCGGCGTAGCGGGTCCAGCTCGCCCAGGCGCGCGCCTGCCAGCGGGTGGTGGTATAGGTCTCGGCCAGAAAGCGGTGAACCTCGGGGGCGTCCGGGGCCAGCGCCAGCGCCCGGTTGCCGTGGTGAATGGCCTCCTGCCAGAGGTTCTGGTCGCTGTGATGGGCGCTATAGCTCGCTCGCGCGCGCGCCGCGGCCTCTCGGGCGCGCCCCAGCTCGAGCCTCGCCTCCGGGCCGAGCTCGGCAAGGGCGGTCCCGCTCAGGGCGAGCAAGATCAGGATGATACGGAGTCCGGTTGTTGCGCAATCGTTCGGAATGCGTAGGAGCGGCTTGAGCGTGTTCACTCCTCTCCCTTCTCGAGCATATTGCCACGCTCTAGCGCTGTCGCTGGCGCCATGCTACCGGCTCGGCATGAGAACCATGGGCTGCTCGACCGGCTCCGGCGCTGCGGGGGCAGCCGGCCGCTGCGGTAGAGTGGCCTCATGAAAGCCATCGCGCTCATCGCCCACGACAAGAAAAAACTCGACCTGGCCATGTTCGTCCGCGACCACCGTGAGACGCTGAGCCGCTTCAGGCTGATGGCCACGCACACCACCGCGGGCGTCTTGCAGAGCAAGGCCAAGCTCGAGATCGAGGCGCTCCTCTCCGGCCCCCAAGGGGGTGATTTGCAAGTGGGCGCGCGGGTCGCCCAGGACGAGGTCATCGCGGTCATCTTCTTCCGCGACCCGCTGACCGCGCAGCCCCACGAGCCCGACGTGTCGGCCTTGATGCGCATCTGCGACGTGCACGGGGTGCCCTTGGCGACCAACCTGGGCACCGCCGAGGCGGTGATGAGCTGGCTCGAGGAGCTCGATAACGCGTAAGCTGGCGTTCAAAGCTGGGTCAGCTTGCGCGCCGAGAGCTCGAGCAACCTCTCCTGGGCGCTCAAGCGCCGCTGGCCCGGCTTGCGCCCCACCCGGTGGTAGCAGCCGTCCTCTCCCAACACGCGGGCCTTCTCGTTGTCGCGCAAGTAGAGGTCGAAGACCTCCATCAGTTTTCTCTTGAGACGGCGGTCCTCGACCGGGAAGGCCGTCTCGACGCGGCTGTTCAGGTTGCGAGGCATCCAGTCCGCCGAGCTGAGGTAGAGGTCCTCGGCGCCGCCGTTATAGAAGTAGAGCATTCTCGAGTGCTCCAAGAACCTGCCCACCACACTGCGCACCCGGATGGTTTCGCTGACGCCCGCCACGCCCGGGCGCAAGCAGCAGATGCCGCGCACGATAAGATCCACCGGCACGCCCGCTTGCGAGGCGCGGTAGAGCGCGCGGATAACCTCCGGATCCACCAGCGAGTTCATCTTGATCAGGATGCGGACCCTCGTGCCCGCGCGGGCGTGCTCGGTCTCGCGCTCGATGGCCTCCAGGGTCCTCTTGCGCATGGTGCCGGGGGCGACCCAGAGCTTGCGCCAGCTCATCTGTTTGGAATAGCCCGTCAAGTGGTTGAAGAGCTCGGACACGTCCGCGCCCAAACCCGCGTCGCAGGTCAGGAGGCCGAAGTCGGTATAGACGTCGCTGGTGGCCCGGTTGTAGTTGCCGGTGCCCAGGTGCACGTAGCGGCGAATCTCGTCACCTTCGCGGCGCACCACCAACAGCGTCTTGCAGTGGGTCTTGAGGCCGGCCAGGCCGTAGACGACGTGAACGCCGGCGCGCTCGAGTTCGCGCGCCCAGACGATGTTGTTCTGCTCGTCGAAGCGCGCCTTGA
The sequence above is a segment of the Deinococcota bacterium genome. Coding sequences within it:
- a CDS encoding methylglyoxal synthase, whose translation is MKAIALIAHDKKKLDLAMFVRDHRETLSRFRLMATHTTAGVLQSKAKLEIEALLSGPQGGDLQVGARVAQDEVIAVIFFRDPLTAQPHEPDVSALMRICDVHGVPLATNLGTAEAVMSWLEELDNA